Proteins co-encoded in one Acipenser ruthenus chromosome 3, fAciRut3.2 maternal haplotype, whole genome shotgun sequence genomic window:
- the LOC117435563 gene encoding ralA-binding protein 1-like, protein MTECFLPPTSSPSEHRRVEHPGGMARTPSSEEISPIKFPGLYRTGEPSPPHDGLHEPADVASDEEKDHGKKKGKFKKKEKRTEGYAAFQEDSSGDEAESPSKMKRSKGIHVFKKPSFSKKKEKDFKVKEKPKEEKHKEEKHKEEKHKEEKHKEKKSKDLTPADVVKQWKEKKKKKQPSAEPEVVPQEAPCLRPVFGIPLAEAVERTIMYDGVRLPAIFRECIDYIENCGMKCEGIYRVSGMKSKVDELKAAYDREESPCLDDYDPHAVASLLKQYLRELPENLLGRDLTVHFEEACSCPSDAEKVQEFQRCLADMPPCNHLMLAWLLVHMDHVIAKEADTKMNIQNISIVLSPTIQISNRVLYVFFTHIKELFGDVKLKPAVKPLRWSNMATMPALPETQESVKEEIRRQEFLLNCLHRDLQAGIKDLSKEERLWEVQRILTALKRKLREAKRQECETKIAQEIASLSKEDVSKEEMNENEEEVLNILLSQENEILTEQEELVSMEQFLRRQIASENEEIERLRAEIAEIQSRQQQHGRSETEEYSSDSESESEDEEELQLILEDLQKQNQELEIKNTHLNQAIHEEREAIIELRVQLRLLQTEKVKQEQQQGQENGGEELGKRTASITSVQLQKDPMGTETKAGKDPLKPSPSKDRRETPI, encoded by the exons ATGACCGAGTGCTTCCTGCCCCCCACCAGCAGCCCCAGCGAGCACCGCCGGGTGGAGCACCCTGGGGGAATGGCCCGCACCCCCAGCTCCGAGGAGATTAGCCCCATCAAGTTCCCGGGGCTGTACCGAACTGGCGAGCCCTCCCCACCTCACGATGGGCTGCACGAACCTGCGGATGTGGCCTCTGACGAGGAGAAGGACCACGGCAAGAAGAAGGGCAAGTtcaagaagaaggagaagagga CCGAGGGCTACGCAGCTTTCCAGGAAGACAGCTCGGGGGATGAAGCGGAAAGCCCCTCCAAGATGAAGCGTTCCAAGGGGATCCATGTGTTCAAGAAGCCCAGCTTCTccaagaagaaggagaaggactTCAAGGTAAAGGAGAAGCCTAAAGAGGAGAAGCACAAAGAGGAGAAGCACAAGGAAGAGAAGCACAAAGAGGAAAAACACAAGGAGAAGAAATCTAAAGACCTAACTCCCGCTGACGTGGTCAAGCAGTggaaagagaagaagaagaagaagcagcccAGTGCTGAACCAGAGGTGGTCCCACAAGAAGCCCCCTGTCTGCGGCCAGTCTTTGGAATCCCCCTGGCAGAGGCTGTCGAACGGACAATAATGTACGATGGGGTCCGCCTGCCTGCCATCTTCCGAGAGTGCATTGACTATATTGAGAACTGTGGCATGAAGTGCGAAGGCATCTATCGAGTATCAG GGATGAAGTCGAAGGTGGACGAGCTGAAAGCTGCCTATGACCGGGAGGAGTCCCCTTGTCTTGATGATTACGACCCCCACGCGGTGGCCAGCCTGCTGAAGCAGTACCTGCGAGAGCTGCCAGAGAACCTGCTGGGCCGGGACTTGACAGTCCACTTTGAGGAGGCCTGCAGTTGCCCCTCTGACGCTGAAAAGGTGCAGGAGTTCCAGCGGTGCCTGGCCGACATGCCTCCCTGCAACCACCTGATGCTGGCCTGGCTCTTGGTCCACATGGACCATGTCATTGCCAAGGAGGCCGACACCAAGATGAACATCCAAAACATCTCCATTGTCCTGAGCCCCACGATCCAG ATCAGCAACCGGGTGCTATATGTGTTCTTTACCCACATCAAGGAGCTCTTTGGGGATGTGAAGCTGAAGCCGGCAGTGAAACCCCTTCGTTGGTCGAACATGGCCACCATGCCTGCCCTGCCAGAGACACAGGAGAGTGTCAAGGAGGAGATACGCAGGCAG GAGTTTCTTCTGAACTGCCTACATCGAGACTTGCAGGCAGGAATTAAAGACCTATCGAAGGAGGAGAGGTTGTGGGAGGTCCAGCGCATACTGACAGCACTAAAACGGAAGCTGAGAGAGGCTAAAAGACAG GAGTGTGAAACTAAGATTGCCCAAGAGATTGCAAGCCTTTCCAAGGAAGATGTTTCCAAGGaagaaatgaatgaaaatgaagAGGAGGTCCTCAATATCCTGTTGTCCcaa GAGAATGAGATCCTCACAGAGCAAGAAGAGCTGGTGTCTATGGAGCAGTTCTTGAGGAGACAGATCGCTTCTGAGAATGAAGAAATTGAGCGTCTCCGAGCTGAAATCGCTGAAATTCAAAG cCGTCAGCAGCAGCATGGGCGCAGCGAGACAGAGGAGTACTCCTCAGACAGCGAGAGTGAGAGCGAGGACGAGGAGGAGCTGCAGCTCATTCTGGAGGACCTGCAGAAACAGAACCAGGAGCTGGAG ATTAAAAACACCCACCTCAACCAGGCCATCCATGAGGAGCGAGAGGCGATCATTGAGCTGCGGGTACAGTTGCGGCTGTTGCAGACCGAGAAAGtgaagcaggagcagcagcaagGCCAGGAGAACGGGGGGGAGGAGCTAGGGAAGCGCACTGCCAGCATCACCAGTGTCCAGCTACAGAAGGACCCCATGGGGACTGAGACCAAAGCTGGCAAGGATCCCCTTAAACCATCTCCCAGCAAGGACCGCAGAGAGACTCCCATCTGA